A genomic window from Triticum urartu cultivar G1812 chromosome 7, Tu2.1, whole genome shotgun sequence includes:
- the LOC125523943 gene encoding uncharacterized protein LOC125523943 — MLLEKLMHYGPAEDLYGMFINKVRREPPPEMLEEVRGLTKWVPSLVKMTRSFVEENINRSRKRMDVAALDMLQFH; from the exons ATGCTTCTCGAAAAATTGATGCATT ATGGACCGGCGGAGGATCTGTACGGCATGTTCATCAACAAAGTCCGGCGCGAGCCCCCACCCGAGATGCTGGAAGAAGTCAGGGG GCTTACAAAGTGGGTGCCGTCGCTGGTTAAGATGACAAGAAGCTTTGTTGAGGAGAACATCAACAGGTCCCGGAAGAGGATGGACGTCGCTGCGTTGGACATGCTGCAGTTCCATTGA